In Caldisericia bacterium, a genomic segment contains:
- a CDS encoding S-methyl-5'-thioadenosine phosphorylase, producing the protein MEKVHIGVFGGTGFYKFFDNVKEVTVETPYGAPSSSIAIVEIGDKRVAFLPRHGKNHEYPPHKIPYRANLWAMKKLGVERIIAPNACGSLQPHIKIGDFVICDQFVDRTSGRVATFYDGPITTHISMAEPYCPELREIAIEKLKKLNYSYHPKGTVVVIEGPRFSTISESKWFTSMGWEVINMTQYPEVVLARELEMCFLNISVVTDYDVGLVAEGSVEPVSHEMVIKIFNENLEKLKTLLIEIIKDIPLKREKCKCCEALKGARFSGENFISLF; encoded by the coding sequence ATGGAAAAAGTTCATATTGGAGTTTTTGGTGGAACAGGTTTTTATAAATTTTTTGACAATGTAAAAGAGGTAACAGTTGAGACTCCTTATGGTGCTCCTTCAAGTTCAATTGCAATTGTAGAAATTGGAGATAAAAGAGTTGCCTTTTTGCCAAGACATGGAAAAAATCATGAATACCCACCTCATAAGATTCCATATAGAGCAAATCTTTGGGCAATGAAAAAGTTGGGAGTTGAAAGAATAATTGCACCAAATGCTTGTGGAAGTCTTCAACCTCATATTAAAATTGGTGATTTTGTAATTTGCGATCAATTTGTTGATAGAACATCAGGAAGAGTAGCAACATTTTATGATGGACCAATAACAACTCACATTAGTATGGCTGAACCATATTGCCCAGAACTTAGAGAAATTGCAATAGAAAAACTCAAAAAACTTAACTACTCTTATCATCCTAAAGGAACAGTTGTTGTAATTGAAGGTCCAAGATTTTCAACAATTTCTGAAAGTAAATGGTTTACTTCAATGGGTTGGGAAGTAATTAATATGACTCAATATCCTGAAGTAGTTCTCGCAAGAGAGTTAGAGATGTGCTTTTTAAACATCTCTGTTGTTACAGATTATGATGTTGGACTTGTAGCAGAGGGTAGTGTTGAACCAGTTTCACATGAAATGGTTATTAAAATTTTCAATGAAAATTTAGAAAAATTAAAAACTCTACTTATTGAAATAATCAAAGACATTCCTCTCAAAAGAGAAAAATGCAAATGTTGTGAAGCACTAAAAGGAGCAAGATTTTCTGGAGAAAATTTTATTTCACTTTTTTAA
- a CDS encoding DUF996 domain-containing protein, with product MGVREAKILGGVGSILSLVGMFVPKVGWIVSIIGFVLLYLGYKKISEATGRSEIISSFIIAVVLAIVSAIIIAFGGTSAMLGIFSMMGHGRGGLLALGIILFILAWIIAIVAYFFYKKALDTTNEATNISSFKTAGLLMFIGAILMIVVVGFIIIIVGRVFEIIAFFSLPDTLG from the coding sequence ATGGGAGTAAGAGAAGCAAAAATTTTAGGTGGAGTTGGTTCAATTCTATCACTTGTAGGAATGTTTGTTCCAAAAGTTGGATGGATTGTTTCAATTATTGGTTTTGTTCTTCTCTATCTTGGCTACAAAAAGATTTCTGAAGCAACTGGAAGGTCTGAAATAATCTCAAGTTTTATAATTGCTGTTGTACTTGCAATTGTAAGTGCAATAATAATTGCTTTTGGTGGAACAAGTGCTATGCTTGGAATTTTCTCAATGATGGGTCATGGAAGAGGCGGCCTTCTAGCATTAGGAATAATTCTTTTTATTCTTGCTTGGATAATTGCAATTGTTGCATATTTCTTTTATAAAAAAGCACTTGATACAACAAATGAAGCTACTAATATTTCATCTTTCAAAACTGCTGGACTTTTAATGTTTATAGGAGCAATTCTTATGATTGTTGTTGTTGGATTTATAATAATAATTGTTGGAAGAGTTTTTGAAATAATTGCTTTTTTCTCTCTACCAGATACTTTAGGTTAA
- a CDS encoding prepilin-type N-terminal cleavage/methylation domain-containing protein gives MKRLFGKKGFTLIELVLVMVLLAALAAVIYPKYLDLRDDAHKAQDQAIIGAWRSGVHIYFARHKSFPATDTDLEGCLDGGLPSGWTVQDNNGTFTISCNGLPSDTTKKAIWIYDPQNGTFTYDSQNSGHGF, from the coding sequence ATGAAAAGATTATTTGGTAAGAAAGGTTTTACATTGATTGAATTGGTATTAGTTATGGTTTTATTAGCTGCACTTGCAGCAGTTATTTATCCAAAATATCTTGATTTAAGAGATGATGCTCACAAAGCACAAGATCAAGCAATAATTGGTGCATGGAGATCAGGAGTTCATATTTATTTTGCAAGACACAAAAGTTTTCCTGCTACTGATACTGATCTTGAAGGATGTTTAGATGGTGGTTTACCATCTGGTTGGACGGTTCAAGATAATAATGGAACATTTACAATCAGTTGTAATGGGTTGCCAAGTGATACAACTAAGAAAGCTATATGGATCTATGATCCTCAAAATGGTACATTCACCTATGATTCTCAAAATAGTGGACACGGATTTTAA
- a CDS encoding prepilin-type N-terminal cleavage/methylation domain-containing protein, with product MRKGFTLIELVIAIMIFSIIIAPTIIFFNQTIKNFTYGKPDSKTVEVVTDAINEIESLLRQANSVGIAETNKIGFIIPKSGGERKITFELINGFIQRTDDFGTKYTPYYNSPNTPLSEVVNLELSFRYFDENNNLLPYRVPDQVRVVEIAIKGSPKEIPQGMTNSEFELQTMVKLRNVK from the coding sequence ATGAGAAAGGGATTTACTTTAATTGAATTAGTTATTGCAATTATGATCTTTAGTATTATTATTGCTCCAACAATCATATTTTTCAATCAAACAATAAAAAATTTTACATACGGAAAACCAGATTCAAAAACTGTTGAAGTTGTAACAGATGCAATAAATGAAATTGAGTCTCTTTTAAGGCAAGCAAATTCTGTTGGAATAGCAGAGACAAATAAAATTGGTTTTATAATACCAAAGAGTGGTGGAGAAAGAAAAATCACTTTTGAGTTAATAAATGGTTTTATACAGAGAACAGATGACTTTGGAACAAAATATACTCCTTATTATAACTCACCTAATACACCTTTAAGCGAAGTTGTTAATTTAGAATTATCATTTAGATATTTCGATGAAAATAATAACCTTCTTCCTTATAGGGTACCAGATCAAGTAAGAGTAGTTGAAATTGCAATTAAAGGCTCTCCAAAGGAGATACCACAAGGGATGACAAATAGTGAATTTGAATTACAAACAATGGTAAAATTAAGAAATGTGAAATAA
- the pilO gene encoding type 4a pilus biogenesis protein PilO → MIKEYIPKIKKTIRKLIYVLIIEVFIFVGFVGYEFLIWRKNINLLNSKSQELQNKSEKFVMLNSMSKESEKIKTYLEENQNRIFKREEAEKFISTLPLTMLDFGLKNINISISEEKRILEKKDYFNIDLYLTFDGDLGSFYKFLDYLENLNKFININDFSFTQTKDGLNFELSISIPLF, encoded by the coding sequence ATGATAAAAGAGTATATTCCAAAAATTAAAAAAACTATTAGAAAATTAATTTATGTTTTAATAATTGAAGTTTTTATATTTGTAGGTTTTGTGGGATATGAGTTTTTAATTTGGAGAAAAAATATAAATTTACTTAATTCAAAATCTCAAGAACTTCAAAATAAAAGTGAAAAATTTGTGATGTTAAACTCTATGAGCAAAGAGAGTGAAAAGATAAAAACTTATTTAGAGGAGAATCAAAATAGAATTTTTAAAAGAGAAGAGGCTGAAAAATTTATTTCAACTCTTCCTTTAACAATGTTAGACTTTGGATTAAAAAATATAAATATCTCAATTAGTGAAGAAAAGAGAATTTTAGAGAAAAAAGATTATTTTAATATAGATTTATATTTAACATTTGATGGAGATTTGGGTAGTTTTTATAAATTTTTAGATTACCTTGAAAATTTAAATAAATTTATAAATATAAATGACTTTTCATTTACTCAAACAAAAGATGGGTTAAATTTTGAGTTGTCAATATCAATTCCATTATTTTAA
- a CDS encoding type II secretion system F family protein translates to MRIKYLGRDREGNPVSGEIEVENLNEARDILQSRGIYIIDIKELKKKEFVIQKLKSQELIFFSRQLSLLLRSGVTIIQALEIIQENVKNKNFRNVIQKLREHILGGESFSESLRNFKGVFPEIFIEVVRVGEFTGNIDEVLSRISDFLEKEDELRRKVKNALIYPEIVIGTVVVAVVFILLTIVPIFVNLFQSSGVKLPLPTRILLGISNGIKNYWWIILPAIILIIFLFNLYRRTKNGKKTIDKILFNLPTIIGKIYRENIFLRISHTLETLIRSGINLGDSFQLLSRISGNEVISESLINAREKIMSGMSISRALLDEKVFPLLFVRMISVGEAGGNLEEVLKQMERYFESELDNDIKRFIAYLEPTLTIILGILVAFIAFSIYLPLFDMVRLIKSQGLK, encoded by the coding sequence ATGAGAATAAAGTATCTTGGAAGAGATAGAGAAGGAAATCCTGTTAGTGGAGAAATTGAAGTAGAAAATTTAAACGAAGCAAGAGATATTTTACAATCAAGAGGAATATACATAATTGATATTAAGGAATTAAAGAAAAAAGAGTTTGTAATTCAAAAATTAAAATCTCAAGAATTAATTTTTTTCTCAAGACAACTTTCTCTTCTTTTAAGATCTGGAGTAACAATAATTCAAGCACTTGAAATTATTCAAGAGAATGTAAAAAATAAAAATTTTAGAAATGTAATTCAGAAATTAAGAGAACATATTTTAGGTGGAGAATCTTTTTCAGAGAGTTTAAGAAATTTTAAAGGGGTTTTTCCAGAAATTTTTATTGAAGTTGTAAGAGTTGGTGAATTTACAGGAAATATTGATGAAGTTCTTTCGAGAATTTCAGATTTTTTAGAAAAGGAAGATGAACTAAGAAGAAAAGTTAAAAATGCTTTAATTTATCCTGAAATTGTTATTGGAACAGTAGTTGTTGCAGTTGTCTTTATTCTTTTAACAATTGTCCCAATTTTTGTGAATCTATTTCAAAGTTCTGGAGTTAAACTACCTCTTCCAACAAGAATACTTCTTGGAATATCAAATGGAATTAAAAATTATTGGTGGATAATTTTACCAGCCATAATTTTAATTATTTTTCTATTCAATCTATATAGAAGAACAAAAAATGGAAAAAAAACTATTGATAAAATTTTATTTAATTTACCAACAATAATAGGGAAAATTTATAGAGAAAACATATTTTTAAGAATCTCACACACACTTGAAACCTTAATAAGAAGTGGAATAAACTTAGGTGATTCTTTTCAACTTCTTTCAAGAATAAGTGGGAATGAAGTGATAAGTGAAAGTTTAATTAATGCAAGAGAAAAAATTATGTCTGGAATGAGTATAAGTAGGGCACTACTTGATGAAAAAGTATTTCCACTTCTTTTTGTTAGAATGATTTCTGTTGGTGAGGCTGGTGGAAATCTTGAAGAAGTCCTTAAACAAATGGAGAGATATTTTGAGAGTGAACTTGATAATGATATAAAAAGGTTTATTGCCTATCTTGAACCAACATTGACAATAATTTTAGGAATTTTAGTTGCATTTATTGCTTTCTCAATTTACCTTCCACTTTTTGACATGGTTAGATTAATAAAAAGTCAAGGATTAAAATAA
- a CDS encoding ATPase, T2SS/T4P/T4SS family, protein MEVKKKLGDILLEKGILTKDQLDDALKEQEKTGVPLGQILIDRGLISPGVLGEILSIQSGIEYKPVSEIYISPDSINLIPEGVIKEKKVFPIRKEDDTLLVAIVPPLNPIVLDDIKAMTGLKIRPYIVTDTEFQRLLNQYFNIKSFASKTLQGLRREERENELVAVETPIVKFVNTVISDAIDQNASDIHFDPYPEFTRVRYRIDGMLQDTMNIPAGVDDQVLSRIKVLAGMDIAEKRRPQDGRFSLKIKDKDYDFRVSSIGTRFGEKLEIRILNKARVLIELGRLGLNEKQQKIYEKIIKNPYGMVLVTGPTGSGKTTTLYATLNKLNTPEKSIFTIEDPIEYDLPGVIQMQVNPKAGLTFSTGLRSILRLDPDIIMVGEIRDIDTAKIAVEAALTGHLVFSTLHTNDAPSTLVRLLDIGIEPYLISSVMIGVVAQRLVRTICPSCKIDYKPTKEELEIIFGRVPEREIRLKRGKGCPECNYTGYRGRTGVFEVLPITKNIKELIKRRDSTDTIRFEAEKEGMIPLINAGFEKVLNGITTLEEVLRVIRMEE, encoded by the coding sequence ATGGAAGTCAAGAAAAAATTAGGTGATATTCTATTAGAAAAAGGAATTTTAACAAAAGATCAACTTGATGATGCTCTTAAAGAACAAGAGAAAACAGGTGTTCCACTTGGACAAATTTTAATTGATAGAGGGCTTATTTCTCCTGGAGTATTAGGAGAAATTTTATCTATTCAATCTGGAATAGAGTATAAACCTGTATCTGAGATTTATATTTCTCCAGATTCAATTAATTTAATTCCAGAGGGGGTTATAAAAGAAAAGAAAGTTTTTCCAATTAGAAAAGAAGATGATACGCTTCTGGTTGCAATTGTTCCTCCACTCAACCCAATTGTTCTTGATGATATAAAGGCAATGACTGGTTTAAAAATTAGACCCTATATTGTAACAGATACTGAATTTCAAAGATTATTAAATCAATATTTCAATATAAAATCTTTTGCATCAAAAACGCTTCAAGGCTTAAGAAGAGAAGAGAGAGAAAATGAATTGGTTGCTGTTGAAACTCCAATTGTTAAATTTGTAAATACAGTAATATCTGATGCAATAGATCAAAATGCATCAGATATACATTTTGATCCATATCCTGAATTTACAAGAGTAAGATATAGAATTGATGGAATGTTGCAAGATACAATGAATATTCCAGCAGGAGTTGATGATCAAGTCCTTTCAAGAATAAAGGTGTTGGCAGGCATGGATATTGCAGAAAAAAGAAGACCTCAAGATGGAAGATTTTCATTAAAAATAAAAGATAAAGATTATGATTTTAGAGTTTCATCAATTGGGACACGTTTTGGTGAAAAACTTGAAATAAGAATTTTAAATAAAGCAAGAGTTTTAATTGAACTTGGAAGATTAGGATTAAATGAAAAACAACAAAAAATTTATGAAAAGATAATTAAAAATCCTTATGGAATGGTTTTAGTTACAGGTCCAACTGGTTCAGGAAAAACAACAACTCTTTATGCAACATTAAACAAATTAAACACCCCAGAAAAGAGCATTTTTACAATTGAGGACCCAATTGAATATGATCTACCAGGAGTAATTCAGATGCAAGTGAATCCAAAAGCAGGTTTAACTTTTTCTACAGGATTAAGAAGTATATTAAGACTCGATCCTGACATTATAATGGTTGGAGAAATAAGAGATATAGATACTGCAAAAATTGCAGTTGAGGCAGCGCTTACTGGTCATCTTGTTTTTTCAACACTTCACACAAATGACGCACCCTCCACTCTTGTGAGACTACTTGATATTGGAATTGAGCCATATCTTATTTCTTCAGTAATGATTGGAGTTGTTGCACAAAGATTAGTTAGAACAATTTGTCCTTCTTGTAAAATTGATTATAAACCTACAAAAGAGGAGTTAGAGATAATTTTCGGAAGAGTGCCAGAAAGGGAAATTAGACTTAAAAGAGGAAAAGGTTGTCCTGAGTGTAATTATACTGGATATAGAGGAAGAACAGGAGTTTTTGAAGTTTTACCTATAACAAAAAATATTAAAGAATTAATTAAAAGAAGAGATTCAACTGATACAATTAGATTTGAGGCAGAAAAAGAAGGGATGATTCCACTTATAAATGCTGGTTTTGAAAAGGTGTTAAATGGCATTACAACTCTTGAAGAGGTTTTAAGAGTAATAAGGATGGAAGAATGA
- a CDS encoding 4Fe-4S binding protein, with the protein MHWNSIKELFSDKKRKITQTLFTILFNIPFLAPILKRVPMPVLHCYSCPLASFACPVGTIQHLIIIRDIPFYTIGVVSLIYIFLGKLSCGFMCPFGFFQDLLFKIKTPFKIKPKIKNLFWLKYGFLFSLVIIGPFIFYETLFCKVCPAGSLTAGIPQVLINPSLRGLIGPLYISKIIILIFFLIWFIFEERPFCHYFCPLGGFIGVFNKISYLKIEVDLNKCSECYKCEKVCPFSIPIFKDPSNINCIRCGKCIDMCPTKALSFKFKNEL; encoded by the coding sequence ATGCATTGGAATTCAATAAAAGAGTTATTTTCTGATAAAAAGAGAAAGATAACTCAGACCCTATTTACAATTCTTTTTAATATACCATTTTTAGCACCAATTTTAAAAAGAGTTCCTATGCCTGTTTTACATTGCTACTCCTGCCCACTTGCATCTTTTGCTTGTCCAGTTGGAACAATTCAACACCTTATTATTATTAGAGATATTCCATTTTATACAATTGGAGTTGTTTCATTAATCTACATTTTTTTAGGAAAACTATCATGTGGTTTTATGTGTCCATTTGGTTTTTTTCAAGATCTTTTATTTAAAATAAAAACCCCATTTAAAATAAAACCAAAAATTAAAAACCTTTTCTGGTTAAAATATGGGTTTCTTTTTTCCCTTGTTATTATAGGACCATTTATTTTTTATGAAACTCTTTTTTGTAAAGTTTGTCCTGCAGGATCACTTACTGCTGGAATTCCTCAGGTTCTAATAAATCCTTCTTTAAGAGGTTTGATAGGGCCACTTTATATTTCAAAAATTATTATTTTAATTTTTTTTCTAATTTGGTTTATTTTTGAAGAGAGACCTTTTTGTCACTATTTTTGCCCGCTTGGTGGATTTATTGGAGTTTTTAACAAAATTTCATATTTAAAAATTGAGGTTGATTTAAATAAATGTAGTGAGTGTTATAAATGTGAAAAAGTTTGTCCATTTTCAATACCAATATTTAAAGATCCAAGTAATATAAATTGTATTAGATGTGGAAAGTGTATTGATATGTGTCCAACAAAAGCACTCTCTTTTAAATTTAAAAATGAATTATAA
- a CDS encoding type 1 glutamine amidotransferase domain-containing protein, with amino-acid sequence MKLKGKRIALFVEKLYNEHEFWYPYFRFKEEGAEVKIVAPNIEVYHGKYGGLPVKPDLTSKEIDTKDFDAVFIPGGYCPDYLRAHKSVTDFVRKMYEEGKVVASICHGAWVLISAGITKGKKITSTPTIKDDVINSQAEFVDKEVVVDGNIITSRTPDDLPFMLPEIIKKLTE; translated from the coding sequence ATGAAACTGAAAGGAAAGAGAATAGCACTTTTTGTTGAAAAGTTATATAACGAACATGAATTTTGGTATCCATATTTTAGGTTTAAAGAAGAGGGTGCTGAAGTAAAAATAGTTGCACCAAATATTGAAGTTTATCATGGAAAATATGGTGGTCTTCCAGTTAAACCTGATTTAACAAGTAAAGAGATTGATACAAAAGATTTTGATGCTGTTTTTATTCCAGGTGGATACTGTCCAGATTATCTTAGAGCACACAAATCAGTTACTGATTTTGTAAGAAAAATGTATGAAGAGGGAAAGGTTGTTGCATCAATTTGTCATGGTGCTTGGGTTTTAATTTCTGCAGGGATTACAAAAGGAAAGAAAATAACATCAACTCCAACAATTAAAGATGATGTTATAAATTCTCAAGCAGAATTTGTGGATAAAGAAGTTGTAGTTGATGGAAATATAATTACATCAAGAACACCAGATGATCTTCCATTTATGCTTCCTGAAATAATTAAAAAACTTACTGAATAA
- a CDS encoding PEGA domain-containing protein: MVKKIFLILLIFLILINFNSCKKNVEEKNIIKEKVVKIDSNPQNAKVFIDNKDVGLTPLDIKLKFGKYFLKIIKSGYLEYNEVIEINEGTNTINITLQEEKNNEQNYNDVFLTTGPIIFNRYTLHEVCCSKGFYSYSSIYLNDKVTISGYTIKYINGFEIVFPSGKKVHFELKELPNSDVKFFSKEVLFDEVGRYKVITDEGDLVSTFDVCYKLELISEYDKISDLFNDLDKDKFILVPFNKEVNLTFKVEDAKGNLIKNKELGVYNLKTDNNGLINLKIFVKKEKGLEPFEIFINDIKGNAKIYDNKFLTAYEYLVYDKNGKLIETNSLFPPTYENIKIIEKDNSIYLPLEFLNLDLINLIKPDISSRENNIFIHEKNSNIIYLDSAVSQDGGKTWRKYDLVNWFDTIGVDSDKPNILYAWTNSYKNFLLKSEDYGETFEKIEIPEIDYIEKIIIFKNNIYLATWKGLLKSCDNGKNWEFLIKNEIVRTFNINPKNEKEIIIGTDEKILKTKNGGKNWYEIESKIVNPISIVYDKYNPKIVYIGGRNGVFISKNNGENFDMLGIFYITGKNGVIYNPFDKNIYIASINDGIYKVENYGKKITKINFPLTMNLSNIGINDKNELFVNYGGLPIKINDIGEIIILDNDLFLKENLKINIFDNIIFIDIKSINLETIKFIVDKDKIKIIYLMDLNPY, encoded by the coding sequence ATGGTAAAAAAGATTTTTTTGATCCTTCTTATTTTTTTAATTTTAATTAATTTTAATTCATGTAAAAAGAATGTAGAGGAAAAAAATATTATAAAAGAAAAAGTTGTAAAAATAGATTCAAATCCTCAGAATGCAAAAGTTTTTATTGATAATAAAGATGTTGGTTTAACACCACTTGATATTAAATTAAAATTTGGAAAATATTTTCTTAAAATTATAAAATCTGGTTATTTAGAATATAATGAAGTTATTGAAATAAATGAAGGTACAAATACAATAAATATCACTCTCCAAGAAGAAAAAAATAATGAACAAAACTATAATGATGTATTCCTTACCACAGGTCCTATAATTTTTAATAGATATACATTGCATGAAGTTTGTTGTTCTAAGGGATTTTATTCATATTCTAGTATATATCTTAATGATAAAGTAACCATAAGTGGATATACAATTAAATATATTAATGGATTTGAAATTGTTTTTCCAAGTGGAAAAAAAGTCCATTTTGAATTAAAAGAGTTGCCAAATTCAGATGTAAAATTTTTCTCAAAAGAGGTTTTATTTGATGAAGTAGGAAGATATAAAGTTATTACTGATGAAGGGGATCTTGTTTCAACTTTTGATGTATGTTATAAATTGGAATTAATTTCAGAATATGATAAAATTTCTGATTTGTTCAATGATCTTGATAAAGATAAATTTATTTTAGTTCCATTTAATAAAGAGGTCAATTTAACTTTTAAGGTAGAAGATGCAAAGGGTAATTTGATTAAAAATAAAGAATTAGGAGTTTATAACTTAAAAACAGATAATAATGGATTAATTAATTTAAAGATTTTTGTAAAAAAAGAAAAAGGGCTTGAGCCATTTGAAATTTTTATAAATGATATTAAAGGTAATGCAAAAATATATGATAATAAATTTCTAACAGCATATGAATATTTAGTTTATGATAAAAATGGAAAATTAATTGAAACCAATTCACTTTTTCCACCAACTTATGAAAATATAAAAATTATAGAAAAGGATAATTCTATTTATTTACCATTAGAGTTTTTAAATTTGGATCTTATAAATTTAATAAAACCTGATATATCAAGTAGAGAAAATAATATTTTTATTCATGAGAAAAATAGCAACATAATATATCTTGATAGCGCAGTTTCTCAAGATGGAGGAAAAACCTGGAGAAAATATGATCTTGTAAATTGGTTTGATACAATTGGAGTTGATAGTGATAAACCCAATATTTTATATGCATGGACAAATTCTTATAAAAATTTCTTATTAAAATCTGAAGACTATGGAGAAACTTTTGAAAAAATTGAGATACCAGAAATAGATTATATTGAAAAAATTATTATTTTTAAAAATAATATTTATCTTGCAACTTGGAAAGGATTGTTAAAATCTTGTGATAATGGCAAAAATTGGGAATTTTTAATAAAAAATGAAATTGTTAGAACTTTTAATATAAATCCAAAGAATGAGAAAGAAATTATAATAGGAACTGATGAAAAGATTCTAAAAACAAAGAATGGAGGAAAAAATTGGTATGAAATAGAATCTAAAATAGTTAATCCAATTTCTATTGTTTATGATAAATATAATCCAAAAATAGTTTATATTGGCGGAAGAAATGGTGTATTTATATCAAAAAATAATGGTGAAAATTTTGATATGTTGGGTATTTTTTATATTACAGGAAAAAATGGAGTAATATACAATCCTTTTGACAAAAATATATACATTGCTTCAATTAATGATGGAATTTATAAAGTTGAAAATTATGGTAAAAAAATAACTAAAATCAATTTTCCATTGACAATGAATCTATCTAATATAGGAATAAATGATAAAAATGAGTTATTTGTAAATTATGGAGGTTTACCAATTAAAATTAATGATATTGGTGAAATAATAATTTTAGATAATGATTTATTTTTAAAAGAAAATTTAAAAATTAATATCTTTGATAATATAATTTTTATTGATATTAAATCAATTAATCTTGAAACAATAAAATTTATTGTTGATAAAGATAAAATAAAAATTATTTATCTTATGGATTTAAATCCCTATTAA
- a CDS encoding patatin-like phospholipase family protein, producing MLGLCWEGGGAKGAFGVKFLYLLKKDYTYLSFNSLAGVSVGGINIIPLIIDDFEFLMTLWKIVKRDGKFIYKKFLKREYETKKFYEFVDLLINRKDFFEKIKNSNKTYLIFSKIKDGKLLIFTNKKLNLYDSECVIIETPEDLKYAILGTSAIPVIFPEVKYKNWILLDGGVEHTFPIKYLMKVSKEEKFLGILHEKPERFFIPNPIKAIFSPFAYLVDKITFEITHKDLEGLNKLDENIYEYEGRKIFLIYPIAPLPSAMDFSSQSLEKSFTIAEKTYSKLKDKLLNFIQVY from the coding sequence ATGCTTGGACTTTGTTGGGAAGGAGGAGGTGCAAAGGGGGCTTTTGGGGTAAAATTTTTATATTTATTAAAAAAAGATTATACATATCTTTCATTTAATTCTCTTGCTGGAGTATCAGTTGGAGGAATAAACATTATTCCTCTTATTATAGATGATTTTGAATTTTTAATGACTCTTTGGAAAATTGTTAAAAGAGACGGGAAATTTATATACAAAAAATTTCTTAAAAGAGAATATGAAACAAAAAAATTTTATGAATTTGTTGACTTACTTATTAATAGAAAAGACTTTTTTGAGAAAATTAAAAATTCAAACAAGACCTATTTAATATTTTCTAAAATCAAAGATGGTAAACTTTTGATTTTTACAAATAAAAAATTAAATTTATATGATTCTGAATGTGTGATTATTGAAACGCCAGAGGATCTTAAATATGCAATTTTAGGAACAAGCGCAATACCAGTTATTTTTCCAGAAGTGAAATATAAAAATTGGATACTACTTGATGGAGGCGTTGAACACACTTTTCCAATAAAATATCTTATGAAAGTTTCAAAAGAAGAAAAGTTTTTAGGTATTCTTCATGAAAAACCAGAGAGGTTTTTTATTCCAAATCCAATTAAAGCAATTTTTTCTCCATTTGCGTATCTTGTAGATAAAATAACTTTTGAAATAACACATAAAGATTTAGAAGGATTGAATAAATTAGATGAAAATATATATGAATATGAAGGAAGAAAAATATTCCTTATTTATCCAATAGCACCACTGCCTTCAGCAATGGATTTTTCTTCACAATCTCTTGAAAAAAGTTTTACCATTGCAGAGAAAACATACTCAAAATTAAAAGATAAACTCTTAAATTTTATTCAAGTTTATTAA